The genomic DNA ATGGGATCGTTAACGCTGAACGCCGTCGCGGCGGCCAACGCCATGCTGCTGCCGATTCCTCCACGAGCCGTTGATTTCGGGTCCGCCGTTCTCTATGCCCAGACTATGAGCGCCTTGAAACGTGATCCACGTTTCTCGCGACCGCTGGATTTCTTTCGGGTATTGCTGACTCTGCATAGCGGCTCGGGCGAAGCCAAGAATACCGAAGCCGCTTTACGTATGCTCTTAAAGGATTATGTGTTGGAACACGTCATGCCATTAAGCGTGGAGATCGAACGATCCGCGGCGGATCTCAGTTCAGTTTACGAGATTCAGCAACCCAAGGGCTCTTATGAAGCCTATCAACGCGCTTTGAGTTATCTCAATGCGTTGAATGGTGAAGTCATTGATCTTTTTCGCCAGGTTTGGGAACAGCAGACCGAAGAATTACCTGCGAAGGACGTCGGTTCCTCTGACGCTACGGGTTAACCAGGTCGCTTATGAACGAGATCAAAGACCAACGTCGCCGCGATAATGCCGAGGCCGGCGCGGTGGGCAGGTTAGGGCGTAATCGACAATCCGCCATGGTTAAGGCGCTCCAGAACATGGAACGCGCCGCCGATACCGATGCAACCGTTTCACGTGAAACGGTTGTCATGGATCCGGTAACGACCGATCCCCTTGAGCGTCCAACGCTCTATCCCACCAAAGGGCAACGTTTCGTTGATCCTGAAGTCTGCCGACCTTGGCGTTGGGCCGACCGGCCCGATTCGGAAACGCCTCATTTGGATGAGTTGGCGCAATCCCTGGAGCGGGATGGGCAAGTCGCTCCCGCTATTGTGCGTCCGGTTCGAGATCCTGAACAGCCAGCAATCCGCTATGAAATTATTGCCGGTTATGTGCGCTGGAAAGCTGCCTTGCAAGCCCAGCGGCAGCTATTAGTGGATATCCGCCCGGACCTTGGTGATCGAGAGGCATTTTCGATCATGGTCGTTGAGAACGATTTGCGGCGTGGGCTTTCCGATTACACCCAAGCCAAACGGTATCAGCGCGTCCTGGACGAGAACTTGTTTAACTCCAAGGGCGAACTGGCTGAGGCAATGGGTTTGAGTCATGCGCAGCTCTCCAAATATCTGGGGTTTGCCAAATTGCCCGCCGAGGTGGTGATGGCCTGCCGGGACATCACTGCTCTCCCTCTGACGACTGGTTATCTGCTGGGCAGTCTGTGTGCAAAGGGTTTTGAGGATCAAGTGATGCTGTTGTTACCCCAGATTGAATCGGGCGACATTGCCGGACGACAACTGGAGGAACTGGCGGTTGATCCCAGCCAACTTGAGCGATGGTTGCCTCGTCCGACAGCCAATGGAGCGGATGAAACTCCGCCAAGAGTTAAATCGGAACCCCGCAATTTTGTTTCGTCGTCGGGGAAGCCGTTGTTCAAGGTCAATATTTCTCAACGGCAGGCATCGGTATCGTTTGCAGGTCCTTCTCGATGGCTGCTGGAAAATGAGGAATTTCTCGAACGTTTGCGGGCAATGGTCGAGGCAGAGTCTCCTCAAGATGACTGATGGGATTTTCCGTGCGGAAAATGGAGACTGCGGTGACTGATGGGATTTTCCGTGCGGAAAATGGAGACTGCGGTGACTGATGGGATTTTCCGTGCGGAAAATGGAGGCCGCAGTCTCATGGCGCGTTATGTGGACGATTGCGGCTACGCCTCTTACATGTTGTGCTACCCCCCGTGGATTCCTGACTGCGGAGAGATCAACCCTTAATGTGTGGCCGGTTCATTCAATGCACATCCGGCGATCGGCTGGCTGAACGGTTCCATCTGCCGACGATCCCGGCCCTGATGCCCCGTTATAACGTCGCGCCGAGTCAGTCCGTCCTGGCCATTCGCATGACGGAACTGGGCCAACGGGAAGCCGTGGCGTTGCGTTGGGGCTTGGTGCCGGCCTGGTCGTCGGAACCGCGCACGACGTACAGCACTATCAACGCCCGCGCTGAGACGGTGACCGACAAGCCGACCTATCGTCAGGCATTTCGGCAACGCCGCTGTCTGATCCCTGCAGATGGGTTCTATGAATGGCGCAAAGAGGGGTCGCGTAAACAGCCGTATTGCATGGCTCCAGCGGACGGTGCGCCGCTGGCTTTTGCCGGGTTATGGGAACATTGGGAACGGGAGGGGCAAGTGTTGGAGTCCTGCACGATTCTGGTGACCCAGGCCAATGCGCTGATGGCCCCGATTCATGACCGGATGCCGGTGATTCTCGCGCCCGAGGACGAAGCCCGCTGGCTGGATCCAGCGATTACTGATCCTGCCATCTTGAAACCGCTCCTGGTTCCTTGTCCCGTGGCGCGATTGCAGGTCTGGCCGGTGAGCACCGCCGTCAACGCGCCCGGCCATGACGGACCGGAATTGATGGTGCCGTTGAATGCCGGTTTGAACCTTTAAGCCGACGAGCCTCGCCATCGCATGCGCGATTGATGATATCAAGCATTGATAACCTATTTCCATAATCTTGATAGAAGCTATTTAACACCTTCTTCGTTTAAAAGAGATTCTGGAAAAAGAATAGCTGCTACTCCAATTAAAAGGTACTCAATAAATCCTAATGAGCAACTTCCAAACTCTTGCCAAATGTGGTCCTGTAAATTTTCCTGTGATAGACAAACCATAGGGTATACTGATATCTAACTTTTTGCTTTTTCAAGAACTCTTTTGGAGCCGGCCTATTAGGGCATTGATTGATTTTGAAAAAGGGCGAAATCCATGGAAGGCTGCCGATCGGGCGGCGGCTGAGGATGCGTCCAGAAATTCTGTAAAAAACCACGCCTCCTCTTTGATCTGGAGAAGCGCCATGCCGACCGTTGAATTGATTCTTCGTGATGATGAAGGTCGTATTATTGATCATCGATCCACACGAACATATTCTTTGGATTGGAGAAATCAAAGCTTGCATTGTATTGAAGGTGCAGTTGAAGAATTTAAGAAAAATGCACTACCGGATCTTCAGGCTGATTTGTTAGAAGCGGCTCAAAACATCTTTATTCAGGATAAAAAAAAGACTTGATTTGCAATGGGACAACACCCATCAAGATTAAGACGCTTCATGGACCTTTTGAATTTAGACTTCAGCGATTTATTGATCGAGAATACCCTAGTTTGCCTCATCGAACCTACTTTGATTTGACGGATCAATTTCAGGAAGATTATGTGAGTGATCGGTTAAAAGAATTCTC from Gammaproteobacteria bacterium includes the following:
- a CDS encoding ParB/RepB/Spo0J family partition protein; the encoded protein is MNEIKDQRRRDNAEAGAVGRLGRNRQSAMVKALQNMERAADTDATVSRETVVMDPVTTDPLERPTLYPTKGQRFVDPEVCRPWRWADRPDSETPHLDELAQSLERDGQVAPAIVRPVRDPEQPAIRYEIIAGYVRWKAALQAQRQLLVDIRPDLGDREAFSIMVVENDLRRGLSDYTQAKRYQRVLDENLFNSKGELAEAMGLSHAQLSKYLGFAKLPAEVVMACRDITALPLTTGYLLGSLCAKGFEDQVMLLLPQIESGDIAGRQLEELAVDPSQLERWLPRPTANGADETPPRVKSEPRNFVSSSGKPLFKVNISQRQASVSFAGPSRWLLENEEFLERLRAMVEAESPQDD
- a CDS encoding SOS response-associated peptidase codes for the protein MCGRFIQCTSGDRLAERFHLPTIPALMPRYNVAPSQSVLAIRMTELGQREAVALRWGLVPAWSSEPRTTYSTINARAETVTDKPTYRQAFRQRRCLIPADGFYEWRKEGSRKQPYCMAPADGAPLAFAGLWEHWEREGQVLESCTILVTQANALMAPIHDRMPVILAPEDEARWLDPAITDPAILKPLLVPCPVARLQVWPVSTAVNAPGHDGPELMVPLNAGLNL